Genomic segment of Bdellovibrio bacteriovorus:
TATGGTGCAAGAAAGCCAAGCTGTTCTCAAAGTGAACCTTTATGACTATTTGGACACCGGGCTTTTCCTAGATCACCGCCCTATGCGCCAAAAGGTCTTTAAAACCGCTAAAGACAAAAAGTTTTTGAATCTGTTTTGTTATACAGGGTCGGTCAGTGTTTTTGCCGCCCTTGCGGGCGCCAGAACCACCAGTGTCGACATGTCGCAAACGTATCTGCGCTGGGCTCAAGAGAACTTTAGTTTGAATAAGCTCAATCCAGAAGATCACACGTTTGTGAATGCTGATGTTTTGGAATGGCTGCGCCTGAACCAAAACAACCCTATGTACGACATGATCTTCTTGGATCCGCCAACATTTTCAAACTCCAAAAAAATGGAAGACACTTTTGAGGTGGAGAGAGATCAAGATTTTCTGGTCAATGCCTGCATGAGCCTTCTTTTGCCAGGTGGAGTCCTTTATTTTTCCAACAACAAAAGAAAGTTTAAGCTGTCAGAGCAAATTCAGGCCAAATACACCGTGAAAGATTTGACCGAAGAATCCATACCCCAAGACTTCCACGATAAAAAAATCCACAACTGCTTCGAGATAAAACACAAATAAAACACAATTTTCCTGTCGAAAACCGCTCTGGGCGCAGTTCAGAGCGGACACTGCTTTAGAGCAGAATATCTAGGTTTGACCGCCGTAAATTCTCTGAAGAAAATTCTTGCATGGGGGGTCAAAAGGACCTAGAACCCCCCTTTTCCAAACAAAAATACCAAGTTTCCCTGGGAGGGCACGGAATTGAAAGCTTTAGGTCGCCATATTTTAGTTGAGTTCAGTGGTTGTAACGCCGAGGTTTTGAACGATGTATCGATCATCGAAAAAAGTATGATTGATGCCGCTCAAATTGCTGGAGCTACGGTTATTAATTCGACCTTTCACCATTTCTCTCCCTGGGGTGTGAGTGGTGTGGTGGTGATCCAAGAAAGTCATTTGGCCATCCACACATGGCCGGAATACAGATATGCCGCTGTCGATCTTTTCACATGCGGTGACTCTGTAGACCCTTGGGTTTCTTTTGAGCACTTGAAAAAAGCTTTCCAGGCAAATTACTCGGCGATTGAAATGAATCGTGGTTCTTTGCACGTGATCCAAAAATCAGATTTCCAACCGAAGCACTTGCGCACAGAGCCTTCCTTCGATTTGAAAAAAGGTTTCCAAATCGAACGCAACGTTTGGTTCACGGATAAAGATGAAAACCAGGCTTTGTCTTTGCGCTACACAGGGGATGTGCTATTCGACGAAACAAATCCGTTCCAACGCGTTCGCGTTTTGGATTCTTATTCTCATGGCAAATTCCTTGCTATCAACAACATGGTGATGTGCACAGAGCGTGACGAGTTCCACTATCACGAGATGATTTCTCACCCGGTGATGCAAGCTCACGGAAACGCGAAAAATATTCTAGTCATCGGCGGTGGTGACGGCGGAACGATCCGTGAACTTTTCAAATATGATCAAATTGAAAAAGTAACGATGGTCGAAATCGACGAAGCTGTTGTGCGTGCTTCTAAACAACATCTTCCAAAAATCGCGTCTGAATTCGGTAATCCGAAATTGAATCTTATTATCGGTGACGGCATTCAATTCGTGAAAGACGCGGCAGCAAACTCTTACGATGTGATCATCGTTGACGGTTCGGACCCCGTAGGTCCAGCAAAAGGTCTTTTCACGGCCGATTTCTATAACAACTGCAAAAACGCATTAAAAGAAGGCGGCATCATCATCACACAAGGTGAATCGCCCATGTTCCATGAAGGCACTTTCGTTGAATTGAATTCGTGCTTAAAAGGCATTTTTGGAAAATCCAGCGTCCACACGATGCTTTTCCACGCCACAACGTACCCATCAGGAATGTGGAGCTTGCAAGTCGGTGTAAAAGGAAACTATCACCCTGCGAAAGACTTCAACAAAGACAAAGCGCGCCAATTCTCTTCAGCCAAAGGTCTTAAATACTACAATGAAGAGCTGCACTCTGCTGCGTTCACTTTGCCAACCTTCGTCAGAACGATGCTTGGCGAAAATGCTTAATTAATAGACCGCCTCCTGTTTTCATTATACTTTCATTAGACAACAGGAGGCGTATTAATGTTCAAACTTCCAACACTTCCCTACGCAAAAACTGAATTAGCTCCTTTGTTCAATGAAGAACAAATGAACTATCACTACGACAAACATCACAAAGCTTATTTGGACAACTTGAATAAGATGATGGAAACCGATGCTTCGTTGAAAGGTAAATCTCTTGAAGAGATCGTACTTTCATCTTCTGGCGGCGTATTTAACAACGCAGCTCAGGGCTGGAACCACACATTCTATTGGTTCAACATGGCTCCGCAAGGCAAAGGCGGACAACCTTCTGCAGATCTTGATGCCGCAATCAAACGCGACTTCGGTTCTATGGATGAGTTGAAAGCAAAATTCGTTGATGGCGGTATGAAAACTTTCGGTTCAGGCTGGATCTGGCTCTGCACAGATGCTTCTGGCAAATTGAGCCTAGTATCAACTTCAAACGCACAAGTTCCATTCACAAACAACGGCCCAACTCCATTGATGGTTGCTGACGTTTGGGAACACGCGTACTACGTTGATTACCGCAATCTTCGTCAAAAATACCTTGAGACTTTCTGGAATCAAATCAACTGGAACTTCGTTTCAGAAAACTATGCTTCCAAAAAAGTTCGCGATTTGACGAAATCAATGACGTAGTTTTTTTGCAAAAAAGGAAACTAAAAAAGGCTGCCTAGCGCAGCCTTTTTTTTAGAAGTGCCTGCTTCTTTTTTGTCCTGCGAAGCACAATAAGTAAGACCGCTTCTCTTCCCTCAAGACAAAAATCCAAGCAATCTAGTTTTTCAGCCAGATCCGACGAGGATCCTTTTTGTCGACCGGCCAAGTTTCCCAATCCACACGATAATCGCAAGCCTTCACCAGATTCGAAAGAATAAGAAACGCATCTTCTTTCTGCCAGAAATCATCACGATGCGAAGACTTCGAACGAAGCGCCACCTCAGAAACCAAAGAATAAACCATCCCACTCATAGGCGGAATCAAAAGCCCCATAGTCGATAACACCCCTTGAAGACGAGAAAGCACCGACTTCCCACCCACCGAATGCATCAAAACAAAAACCGCACAAGGCTTCCCCATCAAAGAAGAAGTCCCCTCAAGCTCCGTCATCTCCTCAAGCAATTTCTGCAAAGGACTCCCCCAAGAATCCCAATAAGTCCCCGTAACAAAAACAAATCCATCGGCCGCAGAAATCTTCTTCTTCAAAGAAGCCCCATAAGAAGTCGTCTTTAAATGCACAACTTCCACAGAACAATCCACACCCAATTTCTTAAAACACCTCAAAATCCAAGAACCCCACCGAGCACAATTCCCACCATCCCCAGCCGGACTCCCATTTAAAACCAAAATCTTTTTCATACAAAAAGTATCCCGACTTTACGAACAAACATCAAAAACAAAAAACGCGGCAAAGCCGCCCCAAAAAAAAGCCGCCGTCTGTAGCCCTTCTTCTTTTTCCTATGTCGAAGGAAATTTCTTTTAGGCAGTGGGCTTGGTGCTGACCCGAAGGTCGGCCTTTGCCGGCGCCACGATGGCGCGAACCGAGGCGCAGCCTCGGCGGCAACCGAGCCCGGAAGGCGTGCCGACCGAAGCGCCAGCACCCAACTCTGCTTCCAAAAATAAATTTCCGTCTTCGATCAAAGAAAAAAAGAAGGGCGCCACAGAAAGGGCGCCCATTATGGAGGGATGGGAAAAGGACCGCAATTATGTTGTTTCTCTCATCATCAAGAAACCTCCTTCAGAGTTGCCTCAAAATCTGTTCCGGGGTTGTGGAACAGCGGTTGGTATTCATCAGTAGTAAGAGGAGCTCGGCGAGGTGGGTCTTTAATTTCGATGAAATTAATGACGTCCTTCACCCCGGAGAGCTCCCAAGCTGAGGCATCGGCCATCGCTTTCAGTCGAGGACGGAACACTTCGCCGTAAAGTTTTACGACTCCGTTCATCACATCGATTTCGATATGCTCTCCATCGATCTTGATCATTTCCATCAACTCGGACATCAGGATTTCCGTAATCTCGTCATCCGTCCTATGAAAATCTACTGGAACTACAATTCGATCTTCCACGGCCCAAACGCCTTCGGTGTCAGAGATCGCTTCCAGTGCCGCATTCTTTTTGTATGAGGTATCAACGCAGCCACTGACAATGACTACACCTCCACGGACGACGATATCGAGGTCAGCTTCACTTACTCTCTTATCCCATTTAATTCGTTCACGTAGTTTTTGAGCTAGTTCGCAATCTTCATGGTTTTTCTTAAGAAGAGTATTCATAAGCTGCTCCTTCTGTCTCAGTTCAAATTTCCATTAAGCCACACCGTCTTCCCATGATTCCGGCTGATAGTTCAAAGCCGGGTCACGACGACGGTGCTGAGATTTCAAAGAGGACTGTTTACTTAAGATTACTTTCAAAGCGTCTACGGTGTTAGCTACACATCGCTTAAAGTTCTCATCTGTTTTACGTACTTTGATGACGTTACGGATGTAAGAGGCTTTAAGGATGACCTCACAGATATAGCTGGGCTTACGAGTCTGCGATCGATGTCGATCTGTTTCCACTCGCACTGTGAGATGAGCACCACTATCGTATTTAAAGAAGTCTTCGACTGTACCTTCCACCTTTTCCAACAAATAAGCTTCTAGGTTTTCAGTCTTAGTGATGTCTCTGTAGTAGATGTCTGTTTGCATATCTACCTCCTTCTGCCTTTATTATCGCTAACAACCATGATTTCTTTAAATATATAATTTGGATGACTTAGTTAGTTTAAAACTATATATTTGCAGTACTGCAAAATGGATATTTGAGGGAGTTTCAACACTTACAGAGGCACGTCGTAAAACCAGTTCCAAAACGGCGCCAAGAAATCGTTGTCATCCGGGGGTCCAGTTTTATGTTCAACTACAACCATCTTTATTACTTTTATGTAACAGCTCGTCTGGGTGGCGTCAGTAACGCTGCTAAGTACTTACATATCAGTCAGCCTTCCCTGAGTTCTCAGTTAAAAGTGTTTGAATCTGCCATTGATCAAAAGTTATTCGAAAAAAAAGGTCGCAACTTACAGCTCACTCCTGAAGGAGAAAAAGCTTACGCTTATTCAAAAAAGATATTCGACATCGCCAACGAGTTTGCTGAAAGTCTGCGCTCGCCGACGGAAAAACAAAGTCAGAAAATTCGCATTGGTGTCACTGATCAGGTCGAGCGTCCATTTATCGCAGACCTATTAAGCCCTTTGATTCGAGAAAAAAGACGAAATATTGAGAAAACTTTTTTCGTCAGCTCAGCCCCCTCTGAAATTTTAGTGAATCAATTGCGCAGTGAAGAAATAGATTTGGTTTTAACAAATAAACCTATTTACGCTGAAGATGTGAAAGAACTTGCGTCCGCAAACATGCCCGTCAATTTAATGGTCTCAAGTAAAAATTTGAAAGACATGAAAATCCGCATTTCAAGAAACACTTCTGCGCTGGATTTTTTAAATGCCGTTCCCTGGGGACTGATTATTCCCTCTTACAAAATGAAACTACGCCACGAAACAGATCTTTACTTTCAAGAGATCAAAGGGCGAAAAAAAGTAGTTCTTGAAAGCGATATCATCTCTGTCGTTGGAAGAGCCATCGTGGATGGCGCCGGAGTAGGCTTCATGCCCGTGCCTTATCTCTTGGACGAAGTGAATAACGGGACAATCACTTTGCTAGGGCCCAAGGCAGGCTATTGGAAGCACAGCCTTTACCTTCTGGGTCGCAAAGACGATCATTATGATGATACTGTCGAAGAAGTGAAAAACAGCATTAAGCGGCTGGAAAAATATTAAAGGCACAAAGGAAAACCCTTGTGCCTTTAAGCCCTTTTCGATTTTTGAATAGTTTAGTAAGGTTGGCGAGCTTGGCTATTCGCCAAATCCATCGCCATCACCAAAGCAATTTTCGTATATACAGCTGAATGCTTAAAGTTGGAGGCAGGAGAAATCACATCCTTTGCCGTGTGGATGTTCTGGTTGCTATTTCTAAACGTCGCCTCAAATGGCATCAATGCTGGATACCCTTGACGATTCCAAGAAGCATGGTCACTGCAACCATATCCACACTTGTCGTCAACCACGCGCGCATGCAGATAAGTTTCGTTCATCGCCTTTAGATAATCGCGAAGCCAAGCACTTGTGAAATCCGTCATACTTCCAATTACAAGTTCACCCGAGCCTGGGAATAAGGTCATGTCCAGTTGAAGAACGGCCACGACGTCTTTCTTTTCAGCTTTATATTGTTTTGCAATCTCTGCTGATCCCAAAAGGCCAGACTCTTCGCCGGCATACCAGAAGATTTCGACGGTGCGCTTAGGCTGTTCTTTATTCATCAAAATACGTAAGGCTTCGATCAAATTCGCCGAACCAGAAGCATTGTCGTCAGCTCCAGGAGCGGCTTTATCTCCGCCCCACGATTGATTGATTGAATCAAGATGTCCACCAAGAACAACGATCTCGTTCGGTCTTTCAGAACCTGGCAAACGCACACGAATTGAATTTTGTTTTGTCGAAGTGTGACCGATGATGGAGATCTCATAAGGGATGGTCGCATTTCCTAGCATCGCTTCCAAACGCTGCTTCATTTCATCGACGTGGCGGTTCGGCTGAGGATCCCGATTATTTCTGTTCGGAAAAGAAGAAAGCCATGTCACATAACTGCGAAGGTTGCTTTCGCTGACTTCCGTCAATGCGGCTTCAATCCTTGCGTCTTTAGTCAGTGAAAGAATTTTGAAAGGAGCACGTTCGTAAAGCTCATTTTTTTCCTGAATGTCGGCCAAGCTTTGCAACATTTTATCAAAGCCTTTGGAATGCAACATCACATCCTGGCTAAGATCTTCAAAGCCACCGCACTTACCCACCTGGTGAGCACGCTCTTGAATTCTTTGCTGCATGAGAGGAGTAACAATCGCATAACCCACCTCAATACGCTCATCCTTGGCTAAAACCGGGATGTTCAAAGCTCTTAGGTCTTTCAGATCTGCGAGGATAGGCTTGGTTTCGAAGCTTTCAAGAGGCGCAACATGGGCCGAGGCCGTCGCTGCGACGAATAAAAGTGCCATCGTGGCAGTTTTCATAATTCAATCCTTTGAAAAATAAATTACCGTCACGTAATCGTATCGAATTTGTCCTCAGGTTGGCAAAGACAATTCGCTTATTTTTTCAACATGCAGTAAGGTGCGCCCTATGAATAAAGACATTTTGTTGGTTACACTGAACTCAAGTTACCCCCATAGTTCCTTTGGTTTGCGCTACTTGATGGCGAATCTGGGTGATCTGCAAGACCGTGCACAGATCATGGAGTTCACCATTCAAAAAGATCCACGCGATATCGCCGAGGCATTGCTGCGTCAAAATGCGAAGATCATCGGCCTTGGCGTTTATATCTGGAACGCCCAAGAATCTTTAGAGCTTGTCTCGTTGTTGAAACGAATCAGCCCCGACACCATCGTGGTTCTGGGTGGACCCGAAGTCAGTCACGAATCAGAATCTCAGAAAATCTGTCAGATTGCGGACTTCACCATCAAGGGTGAAGCGGACTTTCTTTTCTATGAGTTCTGCAAAAACGCTTTAGATAATGGAATTCTGCCAGAGACAAAATTCATCTCTGGTGCTCTTCCAGATATCAAAAAGATCAAATCCCCGTATGAACTCTACACTGACGAGGATATTCAGAACCGAGTGATCTATGTGGAAGTTTCACGCGGTTGTCCTTATCGGTGCGAATACTGCCTTTCTTCTCTCGACAAAGCCGTGCGCAGTTTTGAACTGACAGATTTTCTTTCGGAGATGCAAAAGCTTTTGGATCGTGGCGCTCGTCAATTTAAGTTCATTGACCGCACGTTCAATTTAAGCCCCACGACTTGTACGACGATTCTGCAATTCTTTTTGGATCGCATTGATTTAGGCTTGTTCTTGCACTTTGAAATGGTGCCAGATCGTCTGCCATTAGAAATCCGCGACCTTATTAAAAAATTTCCTCCAGGAGCACTTCAGTTTGAGATCGGTATTCAAACTTGGAATCCTGAAGTCGCCCGCTTAGTAAGCCGTCGCAATGACTATGAAAAAGTAAAAGACAATTTCCGCTTTCTGGCGGAAGAAACAGGCGTTCACACGCACGCGGATCTCATCGCGGGGCTACCTGGGGAAGACCTTGAAAGCTTCGCAAAAGGTTTTGATATTCTAGCCTCTTTAAGACCTCATGAAATTCAGGTAGGTATTTTAAAACGCTTAAAGGGAGCTCCGATTGCCCGTCACGATAAAGAGTGGCAAATGGTCTATGCGGACCACCCTCCCTTCCAAATCCTACGTACAAAAAGTATGAACTTCGATACTTTGCAGGTGATGAATCGTTTCGCCAAGTACTGGGATCTTTATGCTAACAGCGGAAGCTTTAAAAACTTCGTCAATGTCCTTCGCGAGAAAGCGCAGGCTCGAGAAGACAAATCCTTTTTCTGGCAGTTCTTTGAATTTAATACGTTTCTTACGCAACGATATGCGCAGTCTTTTGGTATTTCTCAGCTCAGTTTGTTTGAGTCCGCTTACGTCTATCTGAAAGATGAACTTCAATGGCCTGCAGAAGAAGCTAAAGCATTGATTATGGAGGACTATTCTTTAACTGGTAAGACAGATTTGCCGAAGTTCTTAAAGGAGAATGTGCTAAAAAAGACCGGAACTAAAGAGGCGACTTCTGCCATTCCGAAGAGACAACAAAGACACTTGGCTGGGAAGACAGAGACCGTTTCATAAAGAAGCTGGATGCCAGAAGCAGTCCAAAGCCTGAAACGAGTAAAGCGCAACGAATATACATAAACCTCAGCCACTGTGAACGCACCTCCACCCAATCCGACGGAGGTGCGAGCATCTGCCACGAATGAACCGCGCGGTTTAAAGGTAAATTCCCCGTCCAAGTCATCAATAACTCGTCAAGCACGCAAATCAGCGCAAACAAAACTAAAAGAAACTCTAAACACTTCCAGTCGTGACGAATCAAATACAGATTAGCAGCGATGATGAGGGTCACCAGAAAATAAAGAAATGGATTCCACGCCGTGAATGCGGGATCCAAATTTTGATGAAGCTCGATATACGCAGCTGCAGAGAGTTTCTCCATGGCGGGCCCCATTCCCAGCACAAAAGCAAAAGAGCTTCCCGCCATCAGGCCCACCAGCATAAGACTGGTATATCGCAAAAATCCCGAAACGTTCATGCGACACCTATAAACTTCGTGTCAAAGTGTCACAAGTTTCTTTTTTGAAATTAAGAAGTCTTTAATGCTCACGCATCTTCTTGGCGTATCCCGTGTAAGCGATAAGCGGGAGCTTTGTAAATTTGAAACGAAAATCTTTCGGGACAACACCCGTGCGAATAAGCTCAAGCATCGCTTTCTGCGCGAAGACGGGACGTATTCCGCGAATTTGCATAACTTCCAACCCGCTTTCATCTGCCCACTCCCTCATTTGTTCTGGGTCGATAAATAAAGAATACACGTGATAGTCCTTTGGTGTGTTCTTTACAAACCACTCCATGCCCTTAATAACCACCAGCCATGCCAAGGGATTCTTTGCGAACGTATTAAAAAAGAAGAGCCCCCCCGGACGCAGTACGCGGGTCGCTTCCGCGATCACTCGCTGCGGGTCCGACACGTGTTCAAGAAGGTCCATTGCACAGACGACATCGAAACTTTCCTTCGCAAAAGGCACCGAATACACGTCTCCTTGTTGGTAACGGACGGTGTGAGTGACGTCGCGGTCCGCCGCCACCTTCAGACTGGATGTCGAGAGATCAATGCCTTGCACGGAATGCCCTGCCAGAGCCAAGTCATTAGAAAGAAAGCCAGCTCCGCAACCCATATCCAAGATCTCGGCGCGATAACCGATGTTGCGACGAATTTCTTCCAATATCCAAGGCATTTCCACTTTGTGTTGGTTACGCAGTAAAGCGATGGGATCATCTTGCGCCTCATACCAGCGCTCCGCTAAATGATCATAGGCTTCGTTATTGACGATCTCTTTATCGAATTTTGCGAGATCCATGTCCATGCAAGCTCCTCTCGTTGCTTTCAAGCTATCAAAGGGCGCAACTTCCGGGGGAGTGTTGACGAAGTCCAGTGGTAAGAATCACAGGGTTGCCCCAGATTAAAATTCATATAAGATCACATATATGAGTGAATACTTTGAGATCGCCGTTCGATGGGCTTTTGCTATGCAGATGGTCTTTTGGGGACTGAACGGATTCTTTCACTGGATAAAAATTCCACCGGCAAGCCCGGTAATAGATCAGTTCGTCTTAGCCTGTATCGAAACAAAATTCATCATGCCCTCTGTAAAGCTCATTGAAATTATCTTTGGCATTTTCCTTATCATTAATTTTGCTGTTCCACTAAGTTTGGCCGCTTTTGCTCCATTGCTTTTCGTAATTACCGGTTTGCACTTGTTTCACAATACGAAACCCTGGGGCGTTCTTTTCTGTTATACGCTTCCGTATTGTATATTGGTGACGTTGCATAGCGGGTCATTATTACGACTTGTTCACTAAACCTTTCGTAACTTGAGAATGAGTCCACGGCGCGGTTAAACCCTTGCCCACTCATGATAAAACGCACACATCTTCTTTCATTCATTGGCATAACCGGCATGGTTTTGGGACTAGCGTGGTTTTTTTATCTTTCACCTCGTCCTTACAATGCGAATTTCATTCAACCCGACATGAAGCTATACAACAAAGCTCCTTCCACTTTGAATCATCGTGGAACTCCTGAAGGGCTTTACTGGCTCAGCTTTACGACCCCAGCAAGAACTATTGCCTTAGACAAACTCATTCTTCGAACACGCAACTGTGTTCATTCTTTAACGACAACAAAAGGTGATTGGACCCTACCCACGGAACTATCGAAAATCTGTGACAACAAAAAAGGTCTTCCCTTAACAAAGACGGCGACTTTTTTGTCCAGCAAAACGGAATGGCATATCGCGGGGAGCACGCGTGGCGACCTTCACGGCGTGATTTTAGATAAAGACTGGTCAGAACCTAAACTTGCCGGGGGATTGGCCTTTTTTATTTTGAGCTTGGGTGTTTTGCTTTACGCTCTTATTCCGGCAGACGATAGTTCTGAGCGCATGGCCGTCGTGTTCGCGCTGTGTGGAGCATTCATCCTTCGCTTCTGGTTTGTATTCATCACATATCCGCCCGAGCTCAGCCTTTTTTCTGATATGTCGGCCTATTTTCAGAGGGCCTGGGAGATTTCACGAAACTCATTTAATGCCGCCCAACTTTTTCAACCCATTGGCTTTACTTTATGGTCGCAATGGATTCGTGACTTAGGGGGCTTTGAACTTTTCAATTGGACTCAAGTGTTTCTGTCTTGGGGTATCGTTGTATTGATCTATCTCATGGTGCGCGAGCGCTTCGGAAGATTGGCGGGATTCATCAGTCTTTTCTTTGCGGCAATTCATATTCCCCAAGCAGCCATGGCCTCACTGCATCTTGCGGAAAATGCGTATGCGTTTCTGATCACGCTTTCCCTTTGGTTTATATTAAAAGCATTAAAGAATGAAAAAGAGAGCGGCTACTTTATCGTCGGCTTCCTTTTAATGACGGCTTTTTATTTTAAGGGCAATCACGCCTTCTTTTTACCAGCGTTTTCATTATGGTTGATCTTCCGTGATCGAAAGAATTTACGCCAAGGAATCTCTAAAGTTTTTGCGCTGGGGTTAGGGTGCCTGCTTATTGCCATTCCTCACCTAATTTGGACGAAAGCGCATTACGGTAAAGCGTATATGGGACCAACAGCAGGGGCATTAAATTTCGTCGAGGGAAAATGTCCTTCTAAAGACAATCAAGACTCTCAAGGCAGTCGTTGGATGTCGCCACTATTCACCGTGACCGGCGAAAGAACTTTCAAACAATGGCCTCGTCCGTTCACCGATCAGAAATACTTTTGGAATGAAGGTTTCAAATGTGTGCGCGAAAACCCAGCGGTCCTCGCGGAAAGTTTTCGCTTTGTTTACTATTTATTTGCAGGAAACATGTTATGGCCTGTGGGGGAAACGCCGATGCGTTCGCTTTTCCTTGATTGGGAGGAGTTCTTTCATTTCTTTCTTCTTCCTCTTACCGTGATAGGGGCCCTGGCTTATGCAAGAAAGAACGACGACTATTCAAAAATAGCCGCTCTTCTGATGTTGACGTTATTTTTCACGGTGTGGTTCTTCAAATCTGAAAACAGATTTCGGGTTCCTTTTGATGCCGTCCTGATCATATGGGCATCCGCGGGACTGTCTTGGGTTTTTGAGAAAGTCAAAGCCCTCTTCCCCGCACGCGGTCGCGAGCTTGGAGAAGTTTACGAAGGACGCGGAATTTGACGTTTGCTCGGGCGTTGTGTTTTGTTGCGCTTTAAATAACGGCCAAACTGCTTCATCACCCATAGGTGAAAGTAAGCTTGCGTCCAGCGATACACATACCAAGGCATGCGCGGCACAAAGTCATGAATAGCCGCGATCACAGCCTTGCCACCTAGAATCTCTCTGAACTCCAACCGTCCCCGTTCAGTTTTTGCAGCTAATAATCCCCCGCGCACATAAAAAAGCTGACGGTGAGACCAACTTCTTTCGGGCGCATACTCCAAAACTAAAAGCTTGGTATCTGGAAAGCGCCAGCGAAAATACACCCAACGACCTTCAACATCCACTTTTAGAAATGCGGGTAACGTCGGTAAAAAGTCTAAGTAAGCATGTGCGACCGCTTCTGCCGTTTTTCCTGGGGGCAACGGCAGGCGCTGAACAGAACGAACGACATGTTTGCCTACTTCTGTTCCTTTGAAAGCCAAAGGCTTTTTATGAGGGTCATAGTCAACCAGTGCTTCTTTTAAAGCCGTATCGACATCAGCAAACTGGTGATTTGGAATGTGCAGGGCTCGCTTCGGATCAATCAGTAAATCTATCCGAAGCCCCTTAACTAAAGGTGACACCAAGGACCAAGGAGCCTGAGTAATCAAGCACACCCACAATGTCGAAATTTGGGGAGTCAGCAATGGAAAACGAAACAGTGAACGCTTCAATCCCATTTGATCAGCAATTTTAGCCATCATATCGCGATAGCTGATGGCGGTCCCACCAATATCAAAAACTTTATTATAAGTATCACCATTTTCCGCACAATAAAGAATGCTTTGAACCACATCCTTAAGTGCGACTGGCTGA
This window contains:
- a CDS encoding B12-binding domain-containing radical SAM protein — translated: MNKDILLVTLNSSYPHSSFGLRYLMANLGDLQDRAQIMEFTIQKDPRDIAEALLRQNAKIIGLGVYIWNAQESLELVSLLKRISPDTIVVLGGPEVSHESESQKICQIADFTIKGEADFLFYEFCKNALDNGILPETKFISGALPDIKKIKSPYELYTDEDIQNRVIYVEVSRGCPYRCEYCLSSLDKAVRSFELTDFLSEMQKLLDRGARQFKFIDRTFNLSPTTCTTILQFFLDRIDLGLFLHFEMVPDRLPLEIRDLIKKFPPGALQFEIGIQTWNPEVARLVSRRNDYEKVKDNFRFLAEETGVHTHADLIAGLPGEDLESFAKGFDILASLRPHEIQVGILKRLKGAPIARHDKEWQMVYADHPPFQILRTKSMNFDTLQVMNRFAKYWDLYANSGSFKNFVNVLREKAQAREDKSFFWQFFEFNTFLTQRYAQSFGISQLSLFESAYVYLKDELQWPAEEAKALIMEDYSLTGKTDLPKFLKENVLKKTGTKEATSAIPKRQQRHLAGKTETVS
- a CDS encoding DUF1772 domain-containing protein — translated: MNVSGFLRYTSLMLVGLMAGSSFAFVLGMGPAMEKLSAAAYIELHQNLDPAFTAWNPFLYFLVTLIIAANLYLIRHDWKCLEFLLVLFALICVLDELLMTWTGNLPLNRAVHSWQMLAPPSDWVEVRSQWLRFMYIRCALLVSGFGLLLASSFFMKRSLSSQPSVFVVSSEWQKSPL
- the ubiG gene encoding bifunctional 2-polyprenyl-6-hydroxyphenol methylase/3-demethylubiquinol 3-O-methyltransferase UbiG codes for the protein MDMDLAKFDKEIVNNEAYDHLAERWYEAQDDPIALLRNQHKVEMPWILEEIRRNIGYRAEILDMGCGAGFLSNDLALAGHSVQGIDLSTSSLKVAADRDVTHTVRYQQGDVYSVPFAKESFDVVCAMDLLEHVSDPQRVIAEATRVLRPGGLFFFNTFAKNPLAWLVVIKGMEWFVKNTPKDYHVYSLFIDPEQMREWADESGLEVMQIRGIRPVFAQKAMLELIRTGVVPKDFRFKFTKLPLIAYTGYAKKMREH
- a CDS encoding glycosyltransferase family 39 protein, which encodes MIKRTHLLSFIGITGMVLGLAWFFYLSPRPYNANFIQPDMKLYNKAPSTLNHRGTPEGLYWLSFTTPARTIALDKLILRTRNCVHSLTTTKGDWTLPTELSKICDNKKGLPLTKTATFLSSKTEWHIAGSTRGDLHGVILDKDWSEPKLAGGLAFFILSLGVLLYALIPADDSSERMAVVFALCGAFILRFWFVFITYPPELSLFSDMSAYFQRAWEISRNSFNAAQLFQPIGFTLWSQWIRDLGGFELFNWTQVFLSWGIVVLIYLMVRERFGRLAGFISLFFAAIHIPQAAMASLHLAENAYAFLITLSLWFILKALKNEKESGYFIVGFLLMTAFYFKGNHAFFLPAFSLWLIFRDRKNLRQGISKVFALGLGCLLIAIPHLIWTKAHYGKAYMGPTAGALNFVEGKCPSKDNQDSQGSRWMSPLFTVTGERTFKQWPRPFTDQKYFWNEGFKCVRENPAVLAESFRFVYYLFAGNMLWPVGETPMRSLFLDWEEFFHFFLLPLTVIGALAYARKNDDYSKIAALLMLTLFFTVWFFKSENRFRVPFDAVLIIWASAGLSWVFEKVKALFPARGRELGEVYEGRGI
- a CDS encoding NAD(P)H-binding protein; this encodes MKIAVAGASGFVGKALIKELKKNHEVIALSRSSKKAKSDSEVEWRACDLFSLLDAEKALKDVDVAVYLVHSMRPSAHLTQGTFDDFDLIVADNFVRAAEKNHVKQIIYLGGMRPDNAPDLSRHLRSRWEVEEVFKNSTIPATVLRAAIILGPEGSSFQIMARLVSRLPMMICPSWTNTLSQPVALKDVVQSILYCAENGDTYNKVFDIGGTAISYRDMMAKIADQMGLKRSLFRFPLLTPQISTLWVCLITQAPWSLVSPLVKGLRIDLLIDPKRALHIPNHQFADVDTALKEALVDYDPHKKPLAFKGTEVGKHVVRSVQRLPLPPGKTAEAVAHAYLDFLPTLPAFLKVDVEGRWVYFRWRFPDTKLLVLEYAPERSWSHRQLFYVRGGLLAAKTERGRLEFREILGGKAVIAAIHDFVPRMPWYVYRWTQAYFHLWVMKQFGRYLKRNKTQRPSKRQIPRPS